The Sinomonas sp. P10A9 genome includes a window with the following:
- a CDS encoding dihydrolipoamide acetyltransferase family protein codes for MSAAAVDPTPGTVTRALLLPDLGEGLTESEIVEWRVSVGESVKLNQIIGEVETAKAVVELPSPYAGKVSALLAEPGDVVAVGAPIAEFEVAADAVRTPSAAGSPSGVASGGPVGSEDAAPRRQATLVGYGAMPDTGARPARRGRRLTVVERSEPESKPVAPVVESAVVEPLVVEPSEAGPKAAAERPRSTPPVRKLAKDLGVDLVALNGSGPRGLITRDDVLASIGTPSEPEAAPAAGAPVPVAGGGVVRETRTPIKGVRKLTAAAMVSSAFTAPHASEFLTVDVTPAMELIARLKASRSFADLKVTPLTLVAKAVLIALTRNPTLNSRWDEAAQEIVQYHYVNLGIAAATPRGLIVPNIKDAQSLSLAGLAESIAKLAQTAKDGRSGPAELSGGTLSITNIGVFGIDAGTPILNPGEAAILAMGQVRRLPWEYRGEIALRQVMTLSLSFDHRLVDGEQGSRFLADVGAILADPGMVLTMV; via the coding sequence ATGAGCGCGGCGGCCGTCGATCCGACGCCCGGCACCGTGACCCGGGCGCTTCTCCTGCCCGACCTCGGAGAGGGCCTCACCGAGTCCGAGATCGTGGAATGGCGCGTCTCGGTCGGTGAAAGCGTCAAGCTCAATCAGATCATCGGCGAGGTGGAGACCGCCAAGGCTGTCGTCGAGCTCCCGAGCCCGTACGCGGGGAAGGTCTCGGCGCTGCTCGCCGAGCCCGGGGACGTGGTGGCGGTGGGCGCGCCGATCGCGGAATTCGAGGTCGCGGCCGACGCCGTCCGCACGCCCTCCGCCGCCGGCTCGCCTTCCGGTGTGGCTTCCGGGGGGCCCGTGGGCTCCGAGGACGCGGCCCCCAGGCGGCAGGCGACCCTCGTCGGGTACGGGGCGATGCCGGACACCGGCGCGCGCCCCGCGAGGCGCGGCCGTCGGCTCACGGTGGTTGAGCGGAGCGAACCTGAGTCGAAACCTGTGGCTCCCGTGGTCGAGTCTGCGGTGGTCGAGCCCCTGGTGGTTGAGCCGAGCGAAGCGGGGCCGAAGGCCGCTGCCGAGCGGCCGCGCTCGACCCCGCCGGTGCGCAAGCTCGCCAAGGACCTCGGGGTCGACCTCGTGGCTCTCAACGGTTCCGGTCCTCGCGGACTGATCACGCGCGATGACGTGCTCGCCTCGATCGGCACTCCGTCCGAACCGGAGGCGGCCCCGGCGGCCGGCGCGCCGGTTCCGGTGGCCGGGGGCGGCGTCGTGCGGGAGACGCGTACGCCGATCAAGGGCGTGCGGAAGCTCACCGCCGCAGCTATGGTCTCGAGCGCGTTCACGGCACCGCATGCAAGCGAGTTCCTCACGGTGGACGTGACGCCGGCGATGGAGCTCATCGCACGGCTCAAGGCCAGCCGATCCTTCGCGGACCTCAAGGTCACGCCGCTCACGCTCGTGGCCAAGGCGGTTCTCATCGCCCTCACGCGCAATCCCACGCTCAACTCGCGGTGGGACGAGGCCGCGCAGGAGATCGTGCAGTACCACTACGTGAATCTGGGCATTGCGGCCGCGACGCCGCGCGGCCTGATCGTGCCGAACATCAAGGACGCGCAGTCCCTCTCGCTCGCCGGCCTCGCGGAGTCGATCGCGAAGCTCGCTCAGACGGCGAAGGACGGTCGTTCCGGACCAGCCGAGCTGTCCGGTGGAACGCTGTCGATCACGAACATCGGAGTCTTCGGGATTGATGCCGGGACCCCGATCCTGAATCCCGGCGAGGCCGCGATCCTCGCCATGGGCCAGGTGCGGCGACTCCCTTGGGAGTACCGGGGGGAGATCGCGCTGAGGCAGGTCATGACGCTCTCGCTCTCGTTCGACCACCGCCTCGTGGACGGCGAGCAGGGCTCCCGGTTCCTCGCGGACGTCGGGGCGATCCTCGCCGATCCCGGGATGGTCCTCACGATGGTCTAG
- a CDS encoding TetR/AcrR family transcriptional regulator, protein MSDSSSPRVLAKAERRQAILGAAAGLFAAQGFAGASLEDLGAAAGVSGPAIYRHFAGKQAVLGALLVGVSEELLAGGQRVFGETHDDVGRLRALVTFHVDFALSQPDVIRVQDRDFPSLAEGDRERVRALQLAYVDVWVDALRPFHPDAGAADLRMRAQAVFGLINSTPRSVRRHGARATTSSARTTLASMALAALTARV, encoded by the coding sequence ATGAGCGACTCATCGAGCCCGCGGGTCCTGGCCAAGGCCGAGCGGCGCCAGGCGATCCTCGGCGCCGCCGCGGGCCTGTTCGCAGCGCAGGGCTTCGCGGGCGCATCCCTCGAGGACCTCGGCGCGGCGGCGGGAGTGAGCGGGCCGGCGATCTACCGGCACTTCGCGGGCAAGCAGGCGGTCCTCGGCGCGCTCCTCGTCGGGGTCAGCGAGGAGCTGCTCGCGGGCGGGCAGCGCGTGTTCGGCGAGACGCACGACGACGTCGGCCGCCTCCGCGCGCTCGTCACCTTCCACGTCGACTTCGCCCTGAGCCAGCCCGACGTCATCCGCGTCCAGGACCGGGACTTCCCTTCGCTCGCCGAGGGGGACAGGGAACGGGTGCGGGCGCTCCAGCTTGCCTATGTCGACGTGTGGGTCGACGCGCTGCGGCCATTCCACCCAGACGCCGGAGCGGCCGACCTCCGGATGCGCGCCCAGGCAGTCTTCGGGCTCATCAACTCGACCCCGCGCTCGGTGCGGCGCCACGGAGCGCGAGCGACCACGTCATCCGCCCGGACGACGCTCGCCTCCATGGCCCTCGCGGCCCTGACCGCGCGAGTCTGA
- the pdhA gene encoding pyruvate dehydrogenase (acetyl-transferring) E1 component subunit alpha, whose protein sequence is MLTGDDGAPVQLLSPDGQRRPHERYDRLLADLDSDDSNALLALYEDMIVTRRIDAEGTALQRQGQLALWPPFLGQEAAQVGSAHAINRDDFIFASYREIAVAYVRGIALPDLMKQWRGTQNAGWNPFESNMAPTQVVIGAQPLHAVGYAMGVQFDGAESAVITYFGDGATSQGDVNESMVFAASFQAPVVFFCQNNHWAISEPVGIQAHVPIGLRAPGFGIPSVRVDGNDILACLAVTREALEHARAGHGPSYIEAVTYRMGAHTTADDPTRYRDANELEDWKGRDPIARFEAYLTGSGILDDAGRSQVAEKADAVAAAIREATIHMPDPEPEELFEHVYAGPHAVLERQRDHFERYRAGFAEHSNHAPHAALTEGGH, encoded by the coding sequence ATGTTGACCGGCGACGACGGTGCGCCGGTCCAGCTTCTCTCACCAGACGGGCAGCGGCGGCCCCACGAGCGGTACGACCGGCTCCTCGCCGACCTCGATTCCGATGACTCGAATGCGCTCCTGGCGCTCTACGAGGACATGATCGTCACGCGCCGCATCGACGCCGAGGGCACGGCCCTCCAGCGGCAGGGCCAGCTGGCACTATGGCCCCCGTTCCTCGGCCAGGAGGCAGCACAGGTGGGCTCGGCGCATGCCATCAACCGCGATGACTTCATCTTCGCCAGCTACCGCGAGATCGCGGTCGCGTACGTGCGTGGCATCGCTCTGCCAGACCTCATGAAGCAGTGGCGCGGCACCCAGAACGCGGGCTGGAACCCGTTCGAGTCCAACATGGCGCCCACCCAGGTGGTCATCGGCGCGCAGCCCCTGCATGCGGTGGGCTACGCGATGGGTGTCCAGTTCGATGGCGCGGAGAGTGCCGTCATCACCTACTTCGGCGATGGCGCCACGAGCCAGGGAGACGTCAACGAGTCGATGGTCTTCGCGGCGAGCTTCCAGGCTCCCGTCGTCTTCTTCTGCCAGAACAACCACTGGGCCATCTCCGAGCCGGTGGGCATCCAGGCGCACGTCCCGATCGGACTCAGGGCGCCCGGCTTCGGGATTCCGAGCGTCCGTGTGGACGGCAATGACATCCTGGCGTGCCTCGCCGTGACGCGCGAGGCGCTCGAACACGCGCGTGCGGGCCACGGGCCTTCCTACATCGAGGCCGTCACGTACCGCATGGGCGCCCACACGACGGCGGACGACCCGACCCGCTACCGGGACGCCAACGAACTCGAGGATTGGAAGGGCCGCGACCCGATTGCCCGCTTCGAGGCGTACCTCACCGGTTCCGGCATCCTCGACGACGCCGGGCGCTCTCAGGTGGCAGAGAAGGCCGACGCGGTCGCCGCGGCCATCCGCGAGGCGACGATCCACATGCCGGATCCCGAGCCGGAGGAGCTGTTCGAGCACGTCTACGCCGGTCCGCACGCAGTCCTCGAGCGGCAGCGGGACCACTTCGAGCGCTACCGCGCCGGATTCGCCGAGCACTCCAACCACGCCCCGCACGCTGCGCTCACCGAGGGAGGCCACTGA
- a CDS encoding cation acetate symporter, with the protein MNPLIGLAALGIVAVATVLVGFYGLRISRTTSDFYVASRTVRPWWNASAIGGEYLSAASFLGVAGLIMVSGSNALWYPVGYTAGFLMLLLFVAAPLRRSGAYTVPDFTAARLGSLSARRTTSVLVVLIGWLYIIPQLQGAALAVRITTGLPGWAGSAAVVAVVVLAVMLGGMRSITFVQAFQFWLKLAALAVPALFLILLLAGRGAPSLPDAAGSIAASTQAEAPSGSFTTLDGGYRTFSILLALLFGTLGLPHVLVRFYTNPDGRSARRTTVIVLGLLSVFYLFPTAFGAMGRLLAPDLAGEGDAVAILLPERLLSGPLGTALSALVLAGAMAAFLSTTSGLLVSVAGVISQELFGGSVRGFRTAAALSALVPFAMALGVSPQALAGSVGLVFAFTASTICPLLLLGIWWRRLTPAGAIAGMVTGAVACGGALTASGVIGTGLLGSDAQHSVVAVVCAQPAAWTIPLAFAVMVIVSRVSGRTVPHDADRFLVRLHSPEPPG; encoded by the coding sequence GTGAATCCGTTGATCGGCCTTGCCGCACTCGGCATCGTGGCAGTTGCGACGGTTCTCGTGGGGTTCTACGGGCTTCGGATCTCCCGCACGACGAGCGACTTCTACGTGGCCTCGCGCACCGTCAGGCCCTGGTGGAACGCGTCCGCCATCGGCGGCGAGTATCTCTCCGCGGCCAGTTTCCTCGGGGTGGCCGGCCTCATCATGGTCAGCGGCTCCAACGCGCTGTGGTACCCCGTGGGCTACACAGCGGGCTTCCTCATGCTGCTGCTGTTCGTCGCCGCGCCCCTGCGGCGCTCCGGCGCCTACACGGTTCCCGACTTCACCGCCGCGCGGCTCGGATCCCTCTCGGCACGGCGGACCACGAGCGTCCTCGTCGTCCTCATCGGCTGGCTCTACATCATCCCCCAGCTCCAGGGCGCGGCCCTCGCGGTCCGGATCACCACGGGCCTGCCGGGGTGGGCGGGCTCGGCCGCAGTCGTCGCCGTCGTAGTCCTCGCGGTCATGCTCGGCGGCATGCGCTCCATCACGTTCGTCCAGGCCTTCCAGTTCTGGCTCAAGCTTGCAGCCCTCGCAGTCCCGGCACTCTTCCTCATCCTGCTCCTGGCCGGCCGCGGTGCACCCAGCCTGCCCGACGCGGCAGGCAGCATCGCCGCAAGCACCCAAGCGGAAGCTCCGTCTGGCTCGTTCACGACGCTCGACGGCGGGTACCGCACCTTCTCGATCCTGCTCGCCCTGCTCTTCGGCACACTCGGGCTGCCCCACGTGCTCGTCCGGTTCTACACGAATCCGGACGGCCGCTCTGCGCGCCGGACCACCGTGATCGTACTGGGACTGCTGTCCGTCTTCTACCTCTTCCCCACCGCGTTCGGGGCGATGGGCCGTCTCCTCGCGCCGGACCTCGCGGGCGAGGGGGACGCCGTCGCCATCCTCCTGCCCGAACGACTCCTGTCAGGGCCGCTCGGCACCGCCCTCTCGGCCCTCGTGCTGGCGGGGGCCATGGCAGCGTTCCTCTCGACGACGTCGGGGCTGCTCGTCTCGGTGGCCGGCGTCATCAGCCAGGAACTGTTCGGCGGGAGCGTCCGCGGCTTCCGGACCGCCGCGGCCCTGTCCGCGCTCGTACCGTTCGCGATGGCCCTCGGCGTCAGTCCCCAGGCGCTGGCGGGAAGCGTTGGCCTGGTCTTCGCGTTCACGGCATCCACCATCTGCCCGCTGCTTCTCCTGGGGATCTGGTGGCGCCGGCTCACCCCCGCAGGAGCGATTGCGGGCATGGTCACGGGTGCGGTGGCGTGCGGGGGCGCGCTGACAGCGTCCGGGGTCATCGGCACTGGCCTGCTCGGCTCGGATGCGCAGCACTCCGTCGTTGCCGTGGTGTGCGCTCAGCCCGCCGCGTGGACGATCCCGCTCGCGTTCGCCGTCATGGTGATCGTCTCGCGCGTGAGCGGCCGGACGGTCCCCCACGACGCCGACCGCTTCCTCGTACGGCTGCACTCACCCGAGCCGCCCGGCTGA
- a CDS encoding alpha-ketoacid dehydrogenase subunit beta — MSAMTFGKAINTGLRKAMEQDPKVVLMGEDIGRLGGVFRITDGLQKDFGPHRVIDTPLAESGIMGTAIGMAYRGYRPVVEIQFDGFVYPAFDQIVAQMAKLHYRTRGMVKVPITLRLPFGGGIGSPEHHSESPEAYFAHTAGLRVVAPSNPQDAFTMIQEAIASDDPVVFLEPKRRYHDKGDVDESLAPGAALDMGSARVAVEGSDVTLVAYGPMVKTCLDAAVAASDEGVSVEVIDLRSLSPVDYGPLVGSVKKTGRLVVAHEASRTLGLGAELAAEITERCFYHLEHAPVRVTGFDVPYPPSKLEFHHLPDLDRILDGVDRALGRTNSLSGTEEEA; from the coding sequence ATGTCCGCGATGACTTTCGGCAAGGCGATCAACACGGGACTTCGCAAGGCCATGGAGCAGGACCCGAAGGTCGTGCTCATGGGTGAGGACATTGGGCGCCTCGGTGGCGTGTTCCGCATCACCGACGGACTCCAGAAGGACTTCGGTCCCCACCGCGTGATCGATACGCCGCTGGCCGAGTCCGGGATCATGGGGACGGCGATCGGCATGGCATACCGCGGCTACCGGCCCGTCGTCGAGATCCAGTTCGACGGCTTCGTGTATCCGGCCTTCGACCAGATTGTCGCCCAGATGGCCAAGCTCCACTACCGCACGCGCGGGATGGTCAAGGTGCCGATCACCCTCCGGCTCCCGTTCGGCGGGGGCATCGGCTCGCCGGAACACCACTCCGAGTCGCCCGAGGCCTACTTCGCCCACACCGCCGGGCTGCGGGTGGTCGCGCCCTCCAATCCGCAGGACGCCTTCACGATGATCCAGGAGGCCATTGCGAGCGATGACCCCGTGGTGTTCCTCGAGCCCAAGCGCAGGTACCACGACAAGGGCGACGTCGACGAGTCCCTCGCCCCGGGTGCCGCTCTGGACATGGGGTCGGCGCGCGTCGCCGTCGAGGGTTCGGACGTCACGCTTGTCGCATACGGGCCGATGGTCAAGACGTGCCTCGACGCCGCCGTCGCGGCCTCCGACGAGGGCGTGTCGGTCGAGGTCATCGACCTCCGGTCCCTCTCGCCGGTCGACTACGGGCCGCTCGTGGGATCCGTGAAGAAGACCGGGCGCCTCGTCGTCGCGCATGAGGCGTCCCGGACCCTCGGACTCGGCGCGGAGCTCGCTGCCGAGATCACCGAGCGCTGCTTCTACCACCTCGAGCACGCTCCGGTGCGGGTGACAGGGTTCGACGTTCCCTACCCGCCGTCCAAGCTCGAGTTCCACCATCTTCCGGATCTCGATCGGATCCTGGACGGTGTGGACCGTGCGCTCGGCCGCACGAACTCCCTCAGCGGCACCGAGGAGGAGGCATGA
- a CDS encoding Lrp/AsnC family transcriptional regulator, which yields MHAVDATDSRILRALAQDPRRTVVALAQELGLSRNTVQARLARLEAGHVFLGFDRRISPTSLGYPLLAFITVHVQQRKLAEITAHIAEIPEVLEGHGLTGTADLLLRVAAVDAEDLFRINGKILAVDGVERTDTALAMGDLIPFRMDPLLARGPRPPA from the coding sequence ATGCACGCTGTCGATGCCACCGACTCCCGGATTCTGCGGGCCCTCGCCCAGGACCCGCGGCGCACGGTGGTCGCGCTCGCGCAAGAGCTCGGCCTGTCCCGCAACACGGTGCAGGCGCGGCTCGCGCGCCTCGAGGCGGGCCACGTCTTCCTCGGCTTCGACCGCCGCATCAGTCCCACCTCCCTCGGCTATCCGCTCCTGGCCTTCATCACCGTGCATGTCCAGCAGCGCAAGCTGGCCGAGATCACGGCGCACATCGCAGAGATTCCCGAGGTCCTCGAGGGGCACGGGCTCACCGGCACGGCGGACCTGCTGCTGAGAGTCGCAGCGGTAGACGCCGAGGATCTCTTCCGGATCAACGGCAAGATCCTCGCGGTCGACGGCGTCGAGCGGACCGACACCGCGCTGGCCATGGGGGACCTCATACCGTTCAGAATGGACCCGCTCCTCGCCCGAGGACCACGGCCGCCGGCGTAG
- a CDS encoding DUF485 domain-containing protein, with protein sequence MGNDASRDAAGTTAVQPDFQLVQASPEFRQLRKHHRSFVFPVAGAFLLWYFLYVLLADYAHDFMSIKVAGNINLGLVLGLLQFVTTFGITAWYVSHANKKLDPAAEAIRNEIEHHDFDADAATDGSSR encoded by the coding sequence ATGGGCAACGACGCCTCCCGGGACGCGGCGGGAACCACCGCTGTGCAACCGGACTTCCAGCTGGTCCAGGCCAGCCCCGAGTTCCGCCAGCTTCGCAAGCACCACCGCAGCTTCGTGTTCCCAGTCGCCGGAGCGTTCCTGCTCTGGTACTTCCTGTACGTCCTGCTGGCCGACTACGCACACGACTTCATGTCCATCAAGGTCGCCGGCAACATCAACCTCGGCCTCGTGCTCGGTTTGCTCCAGTTCGTGACCACGTTCGGCATCACGGCGTGGTACGTGAGCCACGCGAACAAGAAGCTCGACCCGGCGGCGGAGGCCATCCGCAACGAGATCGAGCACCACGACTTCGACGCCGACGCCGCCACCGACGGGAGCTCCCGATGA
- a CDS encoding LytR/AlgR family response regulator transcription factor, protein MITALVVDDELPAVQELSYLLGRDDRIGAVHTATSGTEALRILEREDVDAIFLDIHMPGLSGLELARVIARFAAPPAVVFVTADEEHALAAFDLAAVDYLLKPVRPERLERCVGRIADQREGTRPVPADAGSEAITVEQGGVTRVIRRDDVAFVQAQGDYARLHTSEGSYLVRVPLSDLERQWGPAGFVRIHRSYLVAMEAVQQLRLGGSQPSVLAAGTELPVSRRLLPGLRERLAATRIRPLS, encoded by the coding sequence ATGATCACTGCCCTCGTCGTCGACGACGAGCTTCCCGCAGTCCAGGAGCTGTCCTACCTCCTGGGCCGGGACGATCGTATCGGCGCCGTCCACACGGCGACCTCTGGGACCGAGGCCCTCAGGATCCTCGAGCGCGAGGACGTGGACGCGATCTTCCTGGACATCCACATGCCCGGGCTGAGCGGCCTCGAGCTCGCCCGAGTGATCGCCCGCTTCGCGGCGCCGCCCGCCGTCGTCTTCGTCACCGCGGACGAGGAGCACGCGCTCGCGGCATTCGACCTCGCCGCCGTCGACTACCTGCTCAAGCCCGTCCGGCCGGAACGCCTCGAGCGCTGCGTGGGGCGGATCGCAGACCAGCGCGAGGGAACGCGGCCCGTCCCCGCCGATGCGGGTTCCGAGGCCATCACGGTCGAGCAGGGGGGCGTGACCCGCGTGATCCGACGGGACGATGTCGCCTTCGTCCAGGCCCAGGGCGACTATGCGCGGCTGCACACCTCGGAGGGCTCGTACCTCGTCCGGGTCCCCCTGAGCGACCTCGAGCGCCAATGGGGGCCGGCGGGGTTCGTGCGCATCCACCGCTCCTACCTCGTGGCGATGGAGGCGGTCCAGCAGCTGCGGCTCGGCGGATCGCAGCCCTCCGTCCTCGCGGCCGGCACCGAGCTCCCCGTGAGCCGCAGGCTCTTGCCCGGTCTGCGCGAGCGCCTCGCCGCCACCCGCATCCGACCGCTCTCATGA
- a CDS encoding sensor histidine kinase, producing MSPDALTLAVLVIVLVAGAAVGAVAWRLWSARRDLGSDVERASYTILHSAAQAGRYLRGGLEPEGAAKAARHLRSMLGAPALALTDEARLLAWDGESPAHAGTVMALAAKTLAQGRTRVPGDAELDCAAAGCTDPECRLRSAVVAPVRAGSRVIGTVVTFSPSAGAGLVRATGEVADWVATQAELAELDRSRTLLMEAEVRALRAQISPHFIYNSLTAIASYILTDPARARELVVEFADFTRYSFRRHGDFTTLAEELKSIDQYLLLERARFGERLQVSLRIAPEVLGILIPFLSLQPLVENAVRHGLEAREGVGHISITAEDTPLDAVVQIEDDGAGMDPERLREVLAGHVGGIHVGLRNVDARMRQVYGDDHGLVVETAPGQGTLITLRIPKSQPQHEARPPVN from the coding sequence ATGTCCCCCGATGCACTCACCCTCGCGGTCCTCGTGATCGTGCTCGTGGCGGGCGCGGCAGTGGGGGCGGTGGCCTGGCGCCTCTGGAGCGCCCGCCGGGATCTCGGGAGCGACGTCGAGCGGGCCAGCTATACGATCCTGCACTCGGCGGCCCAGGCTGGGCGGTACCTGCGCGGCGGCCTCGAGCCCGAGGGAGCGGCAAAGGCGGCCCGCCATCTCCGCTCAATGCTGGGGGCGCCCGCGCTCGCGCTCACGGACGAGGCCCGGCTCCTCGCGTGGGACGGTGAGAGTCCTGCACACGCCGGCACGGTCATGGCGCTCGCGGCGAAGACCCTCGCCCAGGGACGCACGCGCGTGCCCGGGGACGCCGAGCTGGACTGCGCGGCCGCCGGCTGCACCGATCCGGAGTGCCGGCTCCGCAGCGCCGTCGTGGCTCCGGTGCGGGCAGGCTCACGGGTGATCGGCACCGTGGTGACGTTCTCGCCGTCGGCCGGCGCCGGCCTCGTGCGGGCAACCGGCGAGGTGGCCGACTGGGTCGCAACACAGGCCGAGCTCGCCGAACTGGACCGTTCCCGGACCCTCCTCATGGAGGCCGAGGTGCGCGCCCTGCGCGCGCAGATCAGCCCGCACTTCATCTACAACTCGCTCACGGCGATCGCCTCCTACATCCTCACCGACCCCGCCCGGGCGAGGGAACTCGTGGTTGAGTTCGCGGACTTCACGCGCTACTCCTTCCGGCGGCACGGTGACTTCACGACCCTCGCCGAGGAGCTCAAGAGCATCGACCAGTACCTGCTCCTCGAGCGGGCCCGGTTCGGCGAGCGCCTCCAGGTCAGCCTCCGCATCGCGCCGGAAGTCCTGGGCATCCTGATCCCCTTCCTGAGCCTCCAGCCGCTCGTCGAGAATGCGGTGCGGCATGGGCTCGAGGCACGCGAGGGGGTGGGCCACATCAGCATCACGGCCGAGGACACGCCGCTCGACGCCGTCGTGCAGATCGAAGACGACGGCGCCGGGATGGACCCCGAGCGGCTGCGCGAGGTCCTCGCAGGGCACGTCGGCGGCATCCACGTGGGCCTGCGGAACGTCGACGCCCGGATGCGCCAGGTCTACGGAGACGACCATGGCCTCGTCGTCGAGACCGCGCCGGGACAGGGCACGCTCATCACCCTGCGCATCCCCAAGTCCCAGCCCCAGCACGAGGCGCGGCCCCCAGTAAACTGA
- a CDS encoding solute symporter family protein: protein MNLASNLQNSSWLNMAIFAVFVGITIVIVLRASKSNKTAADYYAGGRSFTGGQNGTAIAGDYLSAASFLGITGAIAVNGYDGFLYSIGFLVAWLVALLLVAELLRNTGKFTMADVLAFRLKERPVRIAAAISTLAVCFFYLLAQMAGAGGLIALLLGISDWAGQSVVITVVGALMIMYVLIGGMKGTTWVQIIKAVLLVIGAFVMTIWVLALNGFDLSALLGKAAEAGGQKLLNPGLAYGKNDTSKLDFVSLGLALVLGTAALPHVLMRFYTVPTAKEARKSVVWAIWLIGAFYIFTLVLGYGAAALIGADAIKAAPGGVNSAAPLLAFQLGGPLLLGFISAVAFATILAVVAGLTITAAASFAHDIYANVIAKGKTTPASEVKVARRTVVVIGIFAIIGGIFANGQNVAFLVALAFAVAASANLPTILYSLFWKKFTTQGALWSMYGGLSSAILLIFFSPVVSGTKTSMIQGANFAWFPLSNPGIISIPLAFVLGWLGTVLDKRREDTAKQAEMEVRSLTGIGAEKAVSH, encoded by the coding sequence ATGAATCTCGCCTCGAATCTGCAGAACAGCTCATGGCTCAACATGGCGATCTTCGCCGTGTTCGTGGGCATCACGATCGTGATCGTGCTGCGCGCCAGCAAGAGCAACAAGACCGCCGCGGACTACTACGCGGGCGGCCGTTCCTTCACCGGCGGCCAGAACGGCACCGCGATCGCGGGCGACTACCTCTCGGCCGCCTCGTTCCTCGGCATCACGGGCGCGATCGCCGTCAACGGCTACGACGGCTTCCTCTACTCGATCGGATTCCTCGTCGCGTGGCTCGTCGCGCTCCTCCTCGTGGCCGAGCTCCTGCGCAACACCGGGAAGTTCACGATGGCGGACGTCCTGGCGTTCCGCCTCAAGGAGCGGCCCGTCCGCATCGCTGCCGCGATCTCGACCCTTGCGGTGTGCTTCTTCTACCTCCTGGCCCAGATGGCCGGCGCGGGCGGGCTCATCGCCCTGCTCCTGGGGATCTCGGACTGGGCCGGCCAGTCGGTCGTCATCACCGTGGTCGGTGCGCTCATGATCATGTACGTCCTGATCGGCGGCATGAAGGGCACCACGTGGGTGCAGATCATCAAGGCGGTCCTGCTCGTCATCGGCGCCTTCGTCATGACGATCTGGGTCCTCGCCCTCAACGGCTTCGACCTGTCCGCGCTCCTCGGCAAGGCTGCCGAGGCCGGTGGCCAGAAGCTCCTCAACCCGGGCCTCGCCTACGGCAAGAACGACACATCCAAGCTTGATTTCGTCTCCCTCGGCCTCGCGCTCGTCCTCGGAACTGCGGCCCTGCCGCACGTGCTCATGCGCTTCTACACGGTCCCGACGGCCAAGGAGGCCCGCAAGTCGGTCGTCTGGGCCATCTGGCTCATCGGCGCGTTCTACATCTTCACGCTCGTCCTCGGCTACGGCGCGGCGGCCCTCATCGGCGCCGACGCGATCAAGGCCGCCCCCGGCGGCGTGAACTCGGCGGCCCCGCTGCTTGCCTTCCAGCTGGGCGGCCCGCTCCTGCTCGGCTTCATCTCCGCGGTGGCCTTCGCGACGATCCTGGCGGTCGTGGCCGGCCTGACCATCACCGCGGCAGCCTCGTTCGCCCATGACATCTACGCGAACGTCATCGCCAAGGGCAAGACCACGCCGGCCTCCGAGGTCAAGGTTGCCCGCCGCACCGTCGTGGTGATCGGCATCTTCGCGATCATCGGCGGCATCTTCGCCAACGGTCAGAACGTCGCCTTCCTCGTGGCCCTCGCCTTCGCTGTCGCGGCCTCGGCAAACCTGCCCACCATCCTCTACTCGCTGTTCTGGAAGAAGTTCACCACCCAGGGCGCCCTGTGGAGCATGTACGGCGGGCTCTCCTCCGCGATCCTGCTCATCTTCTTCTCGCCGGTGGTCTCGGGCACCAAGACCTCGATGATCCAGGGCGCGAACTTCGCGTGGTTCCCGCTGAGCAACCCGGGCATCATCTCGATCCCGCTCGCGTTTGTCCTCGGGTGGCTCGGCACGGTTTTGGACAAGCGGCGCGAGGATACCGCGAAGCAGGCTGAGATGGAGGTGCGGTCCCTCACCGGTATCGGAGCCGAGAAGGCGGTCTCGCACTAG